In Acidobacteriota bacterium, the following are encoded in one genomic region:
- a CDS encoding helix-turn-helix transcriptional regulator produces the protein MDVTRIRQAVRSRLATLGVSQHALARALGVSQATLSLWLNGHREPPAGFEAAAMAELDVIEAAERAATEARTEALARGRADRTGEWRPGVRRKRHGREPARR, from the coding sequence ATGGATGTTACGCGTATACGGCAGGCCGTCCGCTCCCGTCTCGCCACCCTGGGCGTGTCGCAGCACGCGCTGGCGCGGGCGCTCGGGGTGAGCCAGGCGACGTTGAGCCTGTGGCTGAACGGCCACCGGGAGCCGCCGGCAGGTTTCGAGGCGGCGGCGATGGCCGAGCTGGACGTGATCGAGGCGGCCGAGCGGGCCGCGACCGAGGCGCGGACCGAGGCGCTGGCGCGGGGACGGGCGGACCGGACCGGTGAGTGGCGGCCTGGGGTGCGGAGGAAGAGACATGGACGCGAACCGGCCCGGCGGTAA
- a CDS encoding helix-turn-helix domain-containing protein has protein sequence MDANRPGGNAGGDELPAVLLLDDVAALLRCSPTTIKRRLRARVFPVAPLSGIDKRPRWSKAALLRWLEAGGSGEAVRSRRRGPR, from the coding sequence ATGGACGCGAACCGGCCCGGCGGTAACGCCGGCGGAGACGAGCTGCCGGCGGTGCTGCTGCTCGACGACGTGGCGGCGCTGTTGCGCTGTTCGCCGACGACGATCAAGCGGCGGCTGCGTGCGCGGGTGTTCCCGGTGGCGCCGCTGTCGGGGATCGACAAGCGGCCCCGGTGGAGCAAGGCGGCGCTGCTGCGGTGGCTCGAAGCGGGCGGCTCGGGCGAGGCGGTGCGTAGCCGCCGAAGGGGGCCGCGGTGA